In Actinoplanes lobatus, the DNA window GTCGCGCAACCGGTGCAGATCCACGATCACCCCGGTCGGGTGCTCGGCGAGGCATTTGTCCAGCACGGTACGGGCCTGCACCGACCGTCGCCGGTCCCAGCCGCCCCATACGGACAGCTCGATGACCGCGGTGTCCGCGTCGATGACGGCCAGCACCGAATCCGCCACCGCATCACCGGACCACCCGATCAGGTGCGGTGAGCCCGCGCTCATACCCTCTTCTCCCGGAAATCAGCAACATCGATGCCGCCGCCGCAATTCTTGGATTATCCGGGAGATACCGTCAACGGTGATTCACCATCCGCCACGATCTACAGGGCGCTCTGCAGTGCGAGCACCCCCCGGTTGACCGCGCTGATCGCCTTGCGGGCCGTCTCCCGCACGCTCGGCGAGGCGGCGGACGCGTCCTTCACCTGGCCGAGCAGGTCGAGCACCTGGCGCGCCCACCGGACGAAGTCGCCGGCCGGCATGTCGGCGTCGTTGGAGCCGCTGGCCAGCACCCGGGCCAGCGGCTCACCGCGGGCCCAGCGGTACATCGGCCAGACGAAGCCGGCGTCGGGCTCGCGGGTCAGCGACAGCCCGTGCTCCGACTCGTCGGCCGCGATCTCGCCCCACAGCTTGGCGCAGGCGTCGACGGCGCCGCTGACCGGGCCCTTCGGCACCGAGGCGCGGTCCTCGCCCTCACGGCGGGACTCGTAGAGCACCATCGACACGGCGGCGGCCAGCTCGTCGGGGGCCAGCCCCTCCCACACGTCCTGGCGCAGGCACTCGGCGACCAGCAGGTCGGCCTCCGACCAGATCCGGCCGAGCATCCGGCCGGCCTCGGTCACCTCGCCGTCGGAGGAGAGATAGCCGCGGGCGGTCAGGACGGCGCACACCTGGTCGAACGTGCGGGCGAGCGAGCCGGTGCGCCCGGACACCTTGGCCCGCAACGTCTCGGTGTCGCGGTGCAGGCGGTGCCGCCGCTCGGCCCAGCGGGCGTGGTCCTCCCGCTCCGGGCAGGCGTGGCAGGGGTGCTGCCGCATCCTCACCTTGAGCAGGCCGATCTCGGCGTCCTCCCCCGGGTTGGCGCGGCTGCGGCCGCCCCGGCGACGGTCCGGATGCCGGTCCAGCCCGGTGGCGCTGACCTGGGCGGCCAGATCCCGGCGGGCGCCCGGCGAGCGGTGGTTGAAGTTCTTCGGCACCCGCACCCGGGCCAGCACCTCGACCTGTCCGCCGAAGTCGCCGGGGCTGACCCGGCCGGCCCACCGGTCCTGGGTGAGCACCAGCGGCCGCGGCTCGCCGAACCCACCGGTCGCCGGCTCGATGACCACGGCCAGCCCGGCCCGGCGGCCCTGCGGCACCCGGATCACGTCGCCGGTCCGCAGCCGCTCCAGCGAGTCGACGGCCGCCGACCGGCGCTGCTGGACGCCCTGGCGCGACAGCGACTTCTCCCGGTCGGCGATGGCCACCCGGATCCCGAAATACTCGTCGAAGTCGCCGTGGTGGCAGGCGGCGTCCGCGGAATACGTCTCCATGGTCTCGACGTTGCGCTGCACCTGCCGGGCCAGGCCGACCACCGACCGGTCCGCCTGGAACTGGGCGAACGACGACTCCAGCAGCTCCCGGGACTTCTCCGCGCCGACCGAGCCGACCAGGTTGACCGCCATGTTGTACGACGGCCGGAACGACGACCGCAACGGATAGGTCCGCGTGGAGGCGAGCCCGGCCACGTGACGCGGGTCCACGTCGGGGCTCCACAGCACCACGGCATGGCCCTCGACGTCGATGCCGCGGCGCCCGGCCCGGCCGGTCAACTGCGTGTACTCCCCCGGGGTGAGGTCGACGTGCGCCTCGCCGTTGAACTTGACCAGGCGCTCCAGCACCACGCAGCGGGCCGGCATGTTGATGCCCAGCGCCAGCGTCTCGGTGGCGAACACCGCCTTGACCAGGCCCTTGACGAAGCACTCCTCGACCGCCTCCTTGAAGGCGGGAAGCATGCCGGCGTGGTGGGCGGCGACGCCGCGCTCCAGGCCGTCGAGCCACTCCCAGTAGCCCAGGACCGACAGGTCCTCGGACGGGATGGCGGCCACCTTGGCCGACACGATCCGGCGGATCTCGGCCCGCTCCTCCGGGTCGGTGAGCCGCAGCCCGGCGTCGAGGCACTGCTTGACCGCCGCGTCACAGCCGGCCCGGCTGAAGATGAACAGGATCGCCGGCAGCAGGCCGCCCCGCTCCAGGCGGTCGACGACCTCGGCCCGGGGCGGTGGCTGCCAGCGCTTGCCGCGCCCGCCCCGCCAGCCGCTGCTCGCCCGGTCGGTGAACTCGAGCCGCCGGTCCATCTCGCGGGTGTAGCGCAGCAGCTCGGGATGCACATCGTGCTTGCGGGCCGCGTCGGCGTCGTGGAACAGGTCGAACATCCGCCGGCCGACCAGCATGTGCTGCCAGAGCGGCACCGGCCGGTGCTCGCTGACCACCACCTCGGTCTGCCCCCGGACGGTGACCAGCCAGTCGGCGAACTCCTCGTAGTTGCTGACCGTCGCGGACAGCGAGACCAGGGTGACCGACAACGGGAGGTGGATGATCACCTCTTCCCAGACCGCGCCCCGGAACCGGTCGGCGAGGTAGTGCACCTCGTCCATCACCACATAGGCCAGATTGCGCAGCTGGTCGGAGCCGGAGTAGAGCATGTTGCGCAGCACCTCGGTGGTCATCACCACCACCGGCGCGTCCCCGTTGATCGCGTTGTCGCCGGTCAGCAGGCCGACCTTGTCGGCACCGTGGCGGGCCACGAGATCGTGGTATTTCTGATTGGACAGCGCCTTGATCGGTGTCGTGTAGAAGCACTTGCGCTCCCCCGAGCGCAGGGCCAGGTGCACCGCGAACTCGCCGACCACGGTCTTGCCGGCGCCGGTCGGAGCGCAGACCAGGACCCCGCTGCCACGCTCCAGCACCTGGCAGGACTCGCGCTGGAAGTCGTCCAGGTCGAAGCCGACGTCGAGCATGAAATCCTCGAGGGCCGGATAGGTGGCGACCCGCGCCGCCCGCCGTCGGGATGCCGCGTAGTTCTCGGCGGGACTAGTCATGACCCAAGGCTAGTTCGTGCGTATGACAATTTGCAGCACGGTATAGGGCCGCAAGGTCCGCCGGGACAGGTCGGTAAGGTGCACGACGTGCCGCTTGCCTCGAATCCTCCAAACCGTCCGGTGCGGCCCGTCGAGGCCGTGCTCTTCGACTTCCACGGCACACTCGCCCAGGTGGAGGATCCGCTGACCTGGGTGATCGCCGCGGCCGCCGCGTGCGGGACCGCACTGGACCGGGGAAAGGCGACGGTTCTGGCCGACCGTCTGACGACCGCCGGGCGGGCCGGCGGGCCGCTGCCGCACCGGGTGCCGCCGCATCTGGCCGAGCACTGGGCCGACCGCGACCTGTACCCGCACAGTCACCGCGCCGCCTACACCGGCCTGGCCGCGACCGTCCACACCGATGTCGAAGGATTCGCGGACGCCCTCTACGAGCGGCTGCTGCTCCCGGAGGGCTGGCTGCCGTACCCGGAGACCGAGCCGACGCTGCGCAAACTCCACGAGGCCGGGGTGAAGGTGGCGGTGGTCAGCAACATCGCCTTCGACATCCGGCCGCTGTTCGCCGCCTGGGGGCTGGACGGGTTCGTCGACGGTTACGCGCTGAGTTACGAGATCGGGCGGATCAAACCCGACCCGATGATCTTCTACCGGGCGTGCGGCCTGCTCGGCGTCGACCCGGAGCGGGCGCTCATGGTCGGCGACACCCCGGCCGACGCGGGCGCCGTCAACGCGGGCCTGGCCACGCTGGTGCTTCCCGCCGCCGACCCGGGCCGGCCCAACGGCCTGTCCGCAGTGCTGGCGCTGGCGCTCGCCGGTCAGGCGTAACGGTCCAGGACGGTCCCCTGGCGGCCCTTCTTCGCCGCCTCGGCGACCGGCGCCTCGTCCTGCGTGCTGACCGCCGCGTCGGCGATCGCCCGGAACGCGTCCTTGGCACCCCCGAACAGGGCGGACGCACGAGACGTCACCGAGGGGGCGCTGCTGCCGATCGAGTTCGTCATGCCCTACGGTTCGGCACCCGCACCGGGATCTGACCCCGTGGTCAGCGGAGCAACCGGACCGCACCCGGCACACAGCTCACCTCGACCGGCAGAGGGCCGAGACGCTCGCCGTCCGCGTACCCGATGATGCCCTCCGCCTCGATCCGCACCTCGCGCGCCCGCAGCACGGTGACCCGCGGATCGGTGACGTGGGTGCCGTTGCGCAGGCGCGGCTTCAGCCGCGTCAGGGCCGCGCGCCCCAGCGTGGTCGCGAAGATGACGTCGAGCAGGCCGTCCGCCGGGTCGGCGTCCGGCACGATCCGCAGGCCGCCGCCGTAGCTGGGGCAGTTGCCCACCGCCACGATCTCGCCCCGCAGATGATGGACGGCGCCGTCGGTGTGCACCGTGTAGTCGCGGGCCCTCAGCCGGGCCAGCTCCAGCAGGATCGCCAGGTCGTAGCGGCGCGGTCCGGAGGGCCTGCGCATCCGGTTGGCGCGCTCGTTGACCAGCGCGTCGAATCCGCCGGCCAGGACCGCGCAGAACCATCGCCGCTCACCCCGGGCGTCACGGGTCCGGGCCAGATCGAACCGGTGGTCCCGCTGATCACGGAGGGCCCCGGCGATCGCCTCCGCGGCCTTCAGCGGATCATGGGGTACGCCCACCGCGCTCGCGAAATCGTTGCCCGTCCCGGCCGGCACCACCCCGAAGCCGGCCTCCTGCCCGGCGACCGCCTGGAGCGCCCGGTGCACCGTGCCGTCGCCACCGACCGCGACCACCGCGGCGGCCCCGTCGGCGACCGCCCGGTGGCAGGCCAGCTCGGCCTCGGCGCTGCTGCCGGCGTCCAGGAGCCGCACCGTGTGCCCGGCCGTCCCGAGAGCCTGCAACACTCCCGGAAGCAGGCCGCGGTGCCGGCCACGCCCCGCCGAGGGGTTGGCCAGCACCGCGATGAAGTCGCTCGTCACAGCCGCGAACGGTACCCCCCGGTCAGGATCGCCGCCGGTGAGGGGGCATGCGATCGCCGCGGAGCGAAGCGAAGCAATCAAGCTACGTCGCGATCGCCGCCGGTGAGGGGGCAAGCGATTTCTCGACGCCCGCGCTCTTGGTTTTGCGGGCGGCGGGAAATCGCCTGCCCCCTCACCGGTTACCAGGCGATCGCCGCGGAGCGAAGCGGAGCAATCAAACTACGTCGCGATCGCCGCCGGTGAGGGGGCAAGCGATTTCTCGACGCCCGCGCTCTTGGTTTTGCGGGCGGCGGGAAATCGCCTGCCCCCTCACCGGTTACAAGGCGATCGCCGCGGAGCGAAGCGAAGCAATCAGGCTAAGTCATGTCGTCGAAACGGCGTTCGATCGGCATGGGCTTCTCCACCGGCGCCGGGGCGTCGATGGAGGTGGGCGACTCGATCGGGTCGGACGCGCCGACCGGCACCCGCTCCTCCTCGAGCGGGGAGATCGCGTCGTCGTCGAGGCCCGCGTAGATCTCCCGACCGCGGCCCTTGCGCCGGTCGTAGAGGAAGGCCACGCCGACCGCGATGAAGTACAGCAGGCTCATGCAGGCCGCCAGCAGGGTCATGCCGAACGGCCCCGGGTCCGGGGTGGCGATCGCGGCGAACGCGAACGACAGGAACACCACCGTGCGCCACCAGCTGAGCAGCCGGCGCGCGCTGACCACGCCGGTGAAGTTCAGCATCAGCAGCACCAGCGGGAACTCGAACGCCACACCGAACAGCAGGATCATCGTGGTCACGAACCCGATGTAGGCGGTGACCTCGAGCTGCTGGGACTCCTGGAGGACACCGGCCTCCATGATGAAGGCCAGGCTGTGCTCCACCACGAGGTAGGCCAGGACCGCGCCGCCGAGGAACAGCGGGGCGGCGATCGCCACGAAGACGTACGCCCATTTGCGCTCGTGCCGGTGCAGGCCCGGCGCGATGAAGGCCCACAGCTGGTACAGCCAGACCGGCGCGCCGATGATCAGGCCGAGCCACAGCGCGATCTTCAGCCGGATGATCAGCGAGTCGGTGGCGCCCAGGGTGAGGAACATGCACTGCTTCTCGCCCTGGGCGTTGAGCACCCACGAGGTGTCGAGAGCGCAGTACGGCCCGCTCAGGACGTCGAACGCCCAGTTGGCCAGGATGAAACCGACGATCAGGCCGACGACGATGCCCAGTGACGCCCAGAAGAGCCGGTTCCGCAGCTCACGGACGTGCTCGATGAGCGTCATGGAGCCGTCGGCGGCCTGCTGGAACTTACTGGGTCCCTTGTTCTTCCGAAGGCTCAGGTCCATCGGCCCGGGTCAGCGGTCGTTGGTGCGCTGCACCGGGTCCACGTACGGCTGGGCGGACGGCTGCTGCGGCTGCTGGTAGCCCTGCTGCTGGTACGGCTGCTGCACCTCGCCCTGCAAGGGGGTGCGGCTGTGCTGCGGCTCAGCCTTCTCCGCGACGTTGTTGTCGTCGTCGACGAGGCCCTTGGTCTCCGCCTTGATGATCCGCAGCGAACGGCCGAGGGACCGCGCCGCGTCGGGCAGTCGCTTCGCGCCGAAGAGCAGGACAAGCACAACAACGAGAACAATGATGTGCCATGGCTTGAGGGCGCCCATGGGAGACTCCAGTCGGTCGGATCAGGTTGCGGGGTCCATCGTACGTGTGGATCCCCGGGATGTTGCCCTCCGGATCCTTCCGGTTTCTTATGATCTTCGGAAGGTCCGGACAACAGGCCGGGAACTGTCTAACGGTGGCCCAGACCTGCTTTGATCTGCTCCACCTTCTCCTGGGCCCGCTCGGCCCGCTCCTGCACGGCGAGCATCGTCTCCTGCATCACCTCGGCCTTGGCCTGCACCGCGAGCGCCTGCTCCTGGCGGTGCCGCAGCCGCCGGGCCGCACGCTCCAGGACCCGCAGCCGCCCGAGAAGTCTCGTCCCGGCGACGATCAGGACCACCAGCGCGACCGCCACCACGGCGATCCAGACCCACATCAGCACGCGGCCACCCTATCCGGCCGCCGGACGGTCCGCCGCGAGGCCGTGCGGCGCGGCGTACTGGCCGAGGGCGGTAGCGGCCTGGGCACGGATGCGTTCCAGCAGCTCGGGCGGGCCCACCACGGTGACGTCGCGGCCCTGGCCGGCCAGGAACCGCTGAGCCCAGCCCAGGTCGGTGACCCGCATCGTGACCAGCCATTCCGGGCCCTCCCGGACGACCTGCTCGACCGGGTAGTACTCGGTGATCCAGCGCCCGCCGCGGCCCACCCGCAGGGTGACCAGCGGCAGCTCCGGGCCGGGGTGGAAGACGCCGCTGGTGACGTCGTGCGGCACCGCGCCGACCGGCGGCGCGGACGGCTCGTCCAGCTCGGTGAACGCGTCGATCCGGTCGATCCGGAACAGCCGGGTCGCCTCGGCCCGGCGGCACCACGCCTCCAGGTAGTTGAAGCCGCCGACCATCAGCATCCGCATCGGGTCGACCACCCGATCGGTGGTCTCGTCCCGCGACGGGGTGTAGTAGGTGAGCCGCAGCGCGTTGCCGGAGGCGACCGCGGCCCGGACCTTGGCGAGCCGCTCCTGGTTCGCCGGCAGCTTGACGGCCACCGGGGCGTCCGCCAGGTCACCGGCCGCGTTCTCGATCTTGGCGAGGGCTCGCTCGATCGCGTCCCGGGTGCCGATGCCGGGCGTCTCGGCGAGCATCCGCAGCGCCACCACCAGGGCGAGGGCCTCGTCCGGGTTGAGCCGCAGCGGCTTGTCCATGCCGGCGTCGTGGCTGATCGTCACGTGGTCGCCGTCGATCGCCATGTCGATCAGGTCACCGGGACCGTAGCCGGGCAGCCCGCACACCCAGAGCAGCTCCAGGTCCTCGCGCAGCTGCTTGTCGGTGACGTCCAGGTCGGCGGCCGCCTCGGAGATCAGGATTCCGGGCCGGGCCAGCAGGTACGGCACCAGGTTCAGCAGCCGCCCGAGCCGGTCCGCGCTCGGCGTACGCGCGCTCATGACGCCACCTCCGCCGCGTTCCCGCGCCATCTCGAAACCGGGCCCGCGCTCATGCCGGCACCGCCGGGGCCTCGTGCCGGGTGATCATTTCCTTCAGGTGCTGGATGACGGCGTCGCGTAGCTCGGGCGGGCCGTCGGCGCGGGCGTCCGGACCGTACCCGGCGATCCGCGAGGCCAGCCAGTCCACGTCCCCGTAGCTGATGGTCAGCCGGTCGCCGTCCGGCCCCGGGGACACCTCGGCGGCCATCCGGCGCAGCCCGGCGGCCCGGCCGGGACGGACCGTCACGGTGGCCCGGCCGTTGCGCGCGATCGGCCCGGACGAGCGGGCCACGTGGCTGATCAGGTCCGCGCCGACGGGCGGCTCGAAAGCGCCCGGGCGGCCGGTGGCCTTGACCTCGCCGACGATGCGGGACAGGCGGAAGCAGCGGGTGGCGGCCCGGTCGCGGTCGTGGCCCACCACGTACCACCGGCCGCGCCAGCAGACCACGCCCCACGGCTCCAGGCGGCGCGAGCTGGGCTCGTCGACCTCGGGCACCCGGTACTTGAAGGTGACCGCGCGGCGCTCCCGGGCGGCCGAGGTGAGCGGCCCGAACGACGGGTCGACGGTCACCACCGGCTCCACACCCAGGGTGGCCTGCGGGTCCACCTCGACGCCGGCGGCCCGCAGCTTGGCCAGCCCGGACGACGCCGCGGCGGCCAGGCCGGCGTGCTGCCACAGGCGGGCCGCGATGCCGACGGCGGCCGCCTCGTCCGGCTCCAGGAGGATGTCGGGCAGCGCGTACTCCCGCTGGGCGATCCGGTAGCCGGGCTCCTGGTCGAAGATGCTCGCCGTACCGGTCTCCAGGGGCACGCCCAGCTCACGCAGCTCGGCCTTGTCCCGTTCGAACTTGCGCTGGAACGCCTCGTGGTCACGTGGGTCCGACGGGTCGTGCTCGTAACCGGGCACGGTCAGGGCGATCTGCGCGGCGGTCAGGAACCGCCGCGTCGACAGGAGGCAGATGACCAGATTCACCAGGCGCTCGGTACGAGTGCGCGACACGAGTGGCAACGCTAGCAGCCCCCGGTCGAGGGACTGTCAGGCGTCACTGCCCCCGCAACCTTGTAGGGTTCGCCGCATGGTGCGATGGCGGTCCGGGACGGTCCAGTCGGTGCGGCGCAGCTGGCACGGGGCCGTCGAGCTGGAGGTCAGCACCGCGGACGGCCCGCTGCGTGCCCTCGCCTACCCCGACCTGGTCGGCAGCCCGGAGCCCGGCGACCGGGTGCTGCTCAACGTCGGCGCGCTGGTGATGGGCCTCGGCACCGGGGGGTACGCGCTGGTCGTCGCCCTTCCCGACCGGCTGCCCGCGGATCCGGCCGGCGACGGCGCCACCCGCGACGGCGGACATCTCGTGAAGGCCCGCTACACCCCGTTGCAGGCGATCCGGCTCGGCGTGGACGAGGAGGCGTCGCCGTACCGGGAGGTGCTGGCCGCCGCCGAGTCGATCGACGGGATGCCGGTGGTCACCGCCGACCTGCACTCGGCGCTGCCGGCGATCCTGGCCGGGGTCCACGCCGACCGGCCGGACGCCCGGGTGGCCTACCTGATGACCGACGGCGGGGCGCTGCCGGCCTGGTTCTCCCGCACCCTCGACGGGCTGCGCGGCCATCTGGCCGGGACGGTCACCACGGGCCAGGCGTTCGGCGGCGACCTGGAGGCGAGCACCGTGCACACCGGGCTGCTCGCCGCCCGGCACGTGCTGCACGCCGACGTGACCATCGTCGCCCAGGGGCCGGGCAACCTGGGCACCGGCACCACCTGGGGGTTCTCCGGGGTGGCGCTGGGCGAGGCGGTCAACGCGGTCGCGGTGCTGGGCGGACGGCCGGTCGGCTCACTGCGGATCTCCGACGGCGACGGGCGCGAACGGCACCGGGGCGTGTCGCACCACAGCCTCACGGCGTACGGGAAGGTCGCGCTCGTCCCCGCCGACCTGCCGGTGCCGGACGGCCTGGAGCCCGGACTGGCCGCGCTGGTCGACGCCGCGCTCGCCCCGCTGAGCGGGCGGCACCGCCTGGTCCGCGTCGCCACCGCCGGTCTGGACGCGGCGCTGCGCGCCTGTCCCGTCCCGCTCTCCACGATGGGCCGCAAACTGGACCAGGACCACGGCTACTTCCTGGCCGCCGCGGCCGCGGGCCGTCACGCCGCGTCGTTGCTGGCCTGACCGGGGAGCCCCGCGAGCCGCCGCTGCGCAACAGCCGGGTGGTCAGGGCGGCCGCGCACGCCGGGTGGAGCCCGAGGAACAGCGGATCCGCCGGGGTCGGCAGATCCTCCAGCCCGTCGTGCAACTGCCGACCGGTTGCCGGGTTTTGAGCGGAACCGCTCACGCACGCCGCACGGTGTGGCTCGCGTTCTGGACGCGCCAGCGGCCAGCGGGGCGCGCCGGGCCCTCGGCGGGAGCAGCGGTCTGTACCCACCACCCCGCTACGACATCGATCTTGATCTTCGAAGCCGGTCAGGAAGTGATGATCAGGTACACCCAGCCAGCCAGAATCAGGGCGAGGACGGCGGCCAGCACCCACGTGGGGATGCGGTGGTTGCCGGCGCGATCGCGCTGGATGTCGCGGTAGATCTTCTCGCGGCGGCGTTCGGCGCGCCGGAAACGGACCTCGCGCTCCGAGCGCTCGGGTGGTTCGGGCTGGCCGGGTGTCGTCATGGCCCGGCCAGCCTATTCCACAGGCGTCACATGCTGGCGATCAGCCGCTCCACCCGCTCGTCGTAGGCGCGGAACGGGTCCTTGCAGAGGACCGTGCGCTGCGCCTGGTCGTTGAGCTTGAGGTGCACCCAGTCGACGGTGAAATCGCGCCGCTTCTCCTGGGCGTGCTTGATGAACTCGCCGCGCAGGCGCGCCCGCGTGGTCTGCGGGGGCGTCTCCTTGGCCTCGAAGATCTGCAGGTCGTTGGCGATCCGGTCGACCTGCTTGCGCTTCTCCATGAGCGCGTAGAGGCCGCGGCCCCGGCGCACGTCGTGGTAGGCCAGGTCGAGCTGCGCGATCCGCGGGTGCGACATCGGGATCTCGTGCTTGGCCTGGTAGCGCTCGATCAGCTTGTACTTGGAGACCCAGTCGATCTCGCGGGAGACCGGGTCGAGGTCGCCGCTCTCGATGGCGTTGAGGACGCGGCCCCACAGCTCGACGACCCGCTTGGCGACCGGGTCGCCGCCGCGGCGCTCGACGAACTCGGTGGCCTTCGCCAGATACTCCTGCTGGATCTCCAGCGCGGAGACCTCCTTGTTGTTCGCCAGGCGGATCTTGCGGCGGCCGGTGATGTCGTGGCTGACCTCGCGGATGGCCCGGATCGGGTTCTCCAGGGTGAGGTCGCGCATCACCACGCCGGCCTCGATCATGCGCAGCACGATGTCGGCGCTGCCCACCTTGAGCAGCGTGGTGA includes these proteins:
- a CDS encoding helix-turn-helix transcriptional regulator, producing MSARTPSADRLGRLLNLVPYLLARPGILISEAAADLDVTDKQLREDLELLWVCGLPGYGPGDLIDMAIDGDHVTISHDAGMDKPLRLNPDEALALVVALRMLAETPGIGTRDAIERALAKIENAAGDLADAPVAVKLPANQERLAKVRAAVASGNALRLTYYTPSRDETTDRVVDPMRMLMVGGFNYLEAWCRRAEATRLFRIDRIDAFTELDEPSAPPVGAVPHDVTSGVFHPGPELPLVTLRVGRGGRWITEYYPVEQVVREGPEWLVTMRVTDLGWAQRFLAGQGRDVTVVGPPELLERIRAQAATALGQYAAPHGLAADRPAAG
- a CDS encoding DEAD/DEAH box helicase, which gives rise to MTSPAENYAASRRRAARVATYPALEDFMLDVGFDLDDFQRESCQVLERGSGVLVCAPTGAGKTVVGEFAVHLALRSGERKCFYTTPIKALSNQKYHDLVARHGADKVGLLTGDNAINGDAPVVVMTTEVLRNMLYSGSDQLRNLAYVVMDEVHYLADRFRGAVWEEVIIHLPLSVTLVSLSATVSNYEEFADWLVTVRGQTEVVVSEHRPVPLWQHMLVGRRMFDLFHDADAARKHDVHPELLRYTREMDRRLEFTDRASSGWRGGRGKRWQPPPRAEVVDRLERGGLLPAILFIFSRAGCDAAVKQCLDAGLRLTDPEERAEIRRIVSAKVAAIPSEDLSVLGYWEWLDGLERGVAAHHAGMLPAFKEAVEECFVKGLVKAVFATETLALGINMPARCVVLERLVKFNGEAHVDLTPGEYTQLTGRAGRRGIDVEGHAVVLWSPDVDPRHVAGLASTRTYPLRSSFRPSYNMAVNLVGSVGAEKSRELLESSFAQFQADRSVVGLARQVQRNVETMETYSADAACHHGDFDEYFGIRVAIADREKSLSRQGVQQRRSAAVDSLERLRTGDVIRVPQGRRAGLAVVIEPATGGFGEPRPLVLTQDRWAGRVSPGDFGGQVEVLARVRVPKNFNHRSPGARRDLAAQVSATGLDRHPDRRRGGRSRANPGEDAEIGLLKVRMRQHPCHACPEREDHARWAERRHRLHRDTETLRAKVSGRTGSLARTFDQVCAVLTARGYLSSDGEVTEAGRMLGRIWSEADLLVAECLRQDVWEGLAPDELAAAVSMVLYESRREGEDRASVPKGPVSGAVDACAKLWGEIAADESEHGLSLTREPDAGFVWPMYRWARGEPLARVLASGSNDADMPAGDFVRWARQVLDLLGQVKDASAASPSVRETARKAISAVNRGVLALQSAL
- the pafA gene encoding Pup--protein ligase → MERRIFGLETEYGVTCTYRGQRRLSPDEVARYLFRRVVSWGRSSNVFLRNGARLYLDVGSHPEYATPECDSVTDLVAHDRAGERILEGLLVDAEKRLHDEGIAGEIYLFKNNTDSAGNSYGCHENYLVSRHGEFGRLADVLIPFLVTRQLICGAGKVLQTPRGAVFCLSQRAEHIWEGVSSATTRSRPIINTRDEPHADAERYRRLHVIVGDSNMNEVTTLLKVGSADIVLRMIEAGVVMRDLTLENPIRAIREVSHDITGRRKIRLANNKEVSALEIQQEYLAKATEFVERRGGDPVAKRVVELWGRVLNAIESGDLDPVSREIDWVSKYKLIERYQAKHEIPMSHPRIAQLDLAYHDVRRGRGLYALMEKRKQVDRIANDLQIFEAKETPPQTTRARLRGEFIKHAQEKRRDFTVDWVHLKLNDQAQRTVLCKDPFRAYDERVERLIASM
- a CDS encoding helix-turn-helix transcriptional regulator is translated as MSRTRTERLVNLVICLLSTRRFLTAAQIALTVPGYEHDPSDPRDHEAFQRKFERDKAELRELGVPLETGTASIFDQEPGYRIAQREYALPDILLEPDEAAAVGIAARLWQHAGLAAAASSGLAKLRAAGVEVDPQATLGVEPVVTVDPSFGPLTSAARERRAVTFKYRVPEVDEPSSRRLEPWGVVCWRGRWYVVGHDRDRAATRCFRLSRIVGEVKATGRPGAFEPPVGADLISHVARSSGPIARNGRATVTVRPGRAAGLRRMAAEVSPGPDGDRLTISYGDVDWLASRIAGYGPDARADGPPELRDAVIQHLKEMITRHEAPAVPA
- a CDS encoding diacylglycerol/lipid kinase family protein; translated protein: MTSDFIAVLANPSAGRGRHRGLLPGVLQALGTAGHTVRLLDAGSSAEAELACHRAVADGAAAVVAVGGDGTVHRALQAVAGQEAGFGVVPAGTGNDFASAVGVPHDPLKAAEAIAGALRDQRDHRFDLARTRDARGERRWFCAVLAGGFDALVNERANRMRRPSGPRRYDLAILLELARLRARDYTVHTDGAVHHLRGEIVAVGNCPSYGGGLRIVPDADPADGLLDVIFATTLGRAALTRLKPRLRNGTHVTDPRVTVLRAREVRIEAEGIIGYADGERLGPLPVEVSCVPGAVRLLR
- a CDS encoding DUF3866 family protein, translating into MVRWRSGTVQSVRRSWHGAVELEVSTADGPLRALAYPDLVGSPEPGDRVLLNVGALVMGLGTGGYALVVALPDRLPADPAGDGATRDGGHLVKARYTPLQAIRLGVDEEASPYREVLAAAESIDGMPVVTADLHSALPAILAGVHADRPDARVAYLMTDGGALPAWFSRTLDGLRGHLAGTVTTGQAFGGDLEASTVHTGLLAARHVLHADVTIVAQGPGNLGTGTTWGFSGVALGEAVNAVAVLGGRPVGSLRISDGDGRERHRGVSHHSLTAYGKVALVPADLPVPDGLEPGLAALVDAALAPLSGRHRLVRVATAGLDAALRACPVPLSTMGRKLDQDHGYFLAAAAAGRHAASLLA
- the tatA gene encoding Sec-independent protein translocase subunit TatA; translated protein: MGALKPWHIIVLVVVLVLLFGAKRLPDAARSLGRSLRIIKAETKGLVDDDNNVAEKAEPQHSRTPLQGEVQQPYQQQGYQQPQQPSAQPYVDPVQRTNDR
- a CDS encoding HAD family hydrolase codes for the protein MHDVPLASNPPNRPVRPVEAVLFDFHGTLAQVEDPLTWVIAAAAACGTALDRGKATVLADRLTTAGRAGGPLPHRVPPHLAEHWADRDLYPHSHRAAYTGLAATVHTDVEGFADALYERLLLPEGWLPYPETEPTLRKLHEAGVKVAVVSNIAFDIRPLFAAWGLDGFVDGYALSYEIGRIKPDPMIFYRACGLLGVDPERALMVGDTPADAGAVNAGLATLVLPAADPGRPNGLSAVLALALAGQA
- the tatC gene encoding twin-arginine translocase subunit TatC, with the translated sequence MDLSLRKNKGPSKFQQAADGSMTLIEHVRELRNRLFWASLGIVVGLIVGFILANWAFDVLSGPYCALDTSWVLNAQGEKQCMFLTLGATDSLIIRLKIALWLGLIIGAPVWLYQLWAFIAPGLHRHERKWAYVFVAIAAPLFLGGAVLAYLVVEHSLAFIMEAGVLQESQQLEVTAYIGFVTTMILLFGVAFEFPLVLLMLNFTGVVSARRLLSWWRTVVFLSFAFAAIATPDPGPFGMTLLAACMSLLYFIAVGVAFLYDRRKGRGREIYAGLDDDAISPLEEERVPVGASDPIESPTSIDAPAPVEKPMPIERRFDDMT